One Camelina sativa cultivar DH55 chromosome 3, Cs, whole genome shotgun sequence genomic window carries:
- the LOC104774467 gene encoding uncharacterized protein LOC104774467 produces the protein MEDWFLWLSRTNLEPSLIQEYGLSFSQNELELEDVAYFNHEFLQSMGISIAKHRLEILKLARRDRKNAPPLTSRSISRFVVAIKKTGKCFSDHVRAWIRREEESSRALVLVPSKKKTSSGISKWRGGFMKRNKRSVMPSNGTGGFEKQERLLLTNGTPCRLDSFSSPMVFDYSCKDEKLLYDQDTCFEDVKWDSMFQNLKPT, from the coding sequence ATGGAAGATTGGTTCTTATGGCTCTCGAGAACAAACCTTGAACCTTCTCTAATCCAAGAATACGGTCTCTCCTTCTCCCAGAACGAGCTCGAACTCGAAGACGTTGCTTACTTCAACCACGAGTTTCTCCAGAGCATGGGAATCTCCATCGCTAAACATCGTCTCGAGATTCTCAAACTCGCTCGCCGAGATCGCAAGAACGCTCCTCCTCTCACCTCTAGGTCGATCTCCAGATTCGTGGTTGCAATCAAGAAAACAGGGAAATGTTTCTCGGATCACGTACGCGCCTGGATCCGCCGCGAAGAAGAGTCGTCTCGAGCTCTGGTGTTGGTGccgtcgaagaagaagacgagcaGCGGGATTAGTAAGTGGAGAGGCGGGTTTATGAAGAGGAACAAGAGATCTGTGATGCCGAGTAATGGAACTGGCGGATTTGAAAAGCAAGAGAGGTTGCTCTTGACCAATGGGACTCCTTGTAGACTCGATAGCTTCTCAAGTCCCATGGTTTTTGATTACAGTTGCAAGGATGAGAAACTACTTTATGATCAAGATACTTGTTTCGAAGATGTCAAATGGGATTCTATGTTTCAGAATCTCAAACCTACTTAG